From a single Buchnera aphidicola (Aphis craccivora) genomic region:
- the tkt gene encoding transketolase → MSLENKLSNAIRMLSIDAVQNAKSGHPGMPMGMADIAEVLWRNFLKHSPKNPKWDNRDRFVLSNGHGSMLLYSLLHLTGYNLSIEEIKKFRTLNSKTPGHPEIEETPGVETTTGPLGQGLANAVGMAIAEKTLSSYFNRLNFDIVNHYTWVFVGDGCLMEGISHEVCSLAGTLKLGKLIVFYDSNGISIDGKISNWFTDNTVMRFKSYNWHVIDKVNGHDSNSIMKSIKEAMLVKNQPSIIICNTIIGFGSPNKSGTSESHGAPLGESEIILTRKKLKWNYLPFEIPQEIYKQWNFVEQGLELEKEWNEKFALYKSKYPDLAKEYLRRFKKELPITWHKKTNEYIIELQNNPKNIASRNASQNTLEKFVKLLPELIGGSADLSPSNLTICSSSCSITENPSGNYIHYGVREFGMTAIANGISHHGGFIPYTSTFLMFVEYARNAVRMAALMNTKHIFVYTHDSIGLGEDGPTHQPIEQLANLRMTPNLDVWRPCDQVETAIAWKFAIEKKQGPTALILSRQNLFQFNRNKEQISNISYGAYILYDSKKPIDVIFISTGSEVEVTLLAAKQLVSLGYSVRVISMPSNNVFDRQDSEYKEFILPSYITKRIAIEASAKDFWYKYVGINGLIIGMETFGKSAPADVLFKEFGFTVENIVNKSKTFLKH, encoded by the coding sequence ATGTCTTTAGAAAACAAATTATCGAACGCAATTCGTATGTTAAGTATAGATGCAGTTCAAAATGCAAAGTCAGGTCACCCTGGCATGCCAATGGGTATGGCTGATATTGCTGAAGTTTTATGGAGAAATTTTTTAAAACATAGCCCCAAGAACCCTAAATGGGATAATCGAGACCGTTTTGTATTGTCTAATGGTCATGGTTCAATGTTGCTTTATAGTTTATTGCATCTTACTGGGTATAATTTATCAATAGAAGAAATTAAAAAATTTAGAACACTTAATTCTAAAACCCCAGGTCATCCTGAAATAGAAGAAACGCCAGGTGTTGAAACCACTACTGGTCCATTAGGTCAAGGTTTGGCAAATGCTGTAGGAATGGCTATTGCAGAAAAAACATTAAGCTCTTATTTTAATCGCTTAAACTTTGATATAGTAAATCATTATACCTGGGTATTTGTAGGAGATGGATGTTTAATGGAAGGAATCTCACACGAGGTTTGTTCCTTAGCTGGAACTTTGAAATTAGGAAAATTAATTGTTTTTTATGATAGTAATGGTATTTCAATAGATGGAAAAATATCAAATTGGTTTACAGACAATACAGTAATGCGTTTTAAATCTTATAATTGGCATGTAATAGATAAAGTTAATGGTCATGATTCCAATTCTATTATGAAAAGTATTAAAGAAGCAATGCTTGTAAAAAATCAGCCTTCTATTATTATTTGTAATACTATTATTGGGTTTGGATCGCCAAACAAATCAGGTACATCAGAATCTCATGGTGCTCCTCTTGGTGAATCTGAAATTATTTTAACAAGAAAAAAATTAAAATGGAATTATTTACCTTTTGAAATTCCACAAGAAATCTATAAACAATGGAACTTTGTAGAACAAGGTTTAGAATTAGAAAAAGAATGGAATGAAAAATTTGCTTTATATAAATCAAAATATCCTGATCTTGCAAAAGAGTATTTAAGACGTTTTAAAAAAGAATTACCTATAACATGGCATAAAAAAACTAATGAGTATATTATTGAATTGCAAAATAATCCAAAAAATATAGCAAGTCGTAATGCTTCTCAAAATACTTTAGAAAAATTTGTAAAATTATTGCCTGAGCTAATAGGTGGATCAGCAGATTTATCTCCTAGCAATTTAACTATTTGTTCATCTTCTTGCTCTATAACAGAAAATCCATCAGGAAATTACATTCATTATGGTGTTCGTGAATTCGGTATGACTGCGATTGCTAATGGTATTTCGCATCATGGTGGGTTCATTCCGTATACTTCAACATTTTTAATGTTTGTTGAATATGCAAGAAATGCTGTTCGTATGGCCGCATTAATGAATACTAAACATATTTTTGTGTATACTCATGATTCTATTGGTTTAGGTGAAGATGGACCTACTCATCAACCGATAGAACAATTAGCTAATTTAAGAATGACTCCTAATCTAGATGTATGGAGACCTTGTGATCAAGTTGAAACTGCTATAGCATGGAAGTTTGCAATTGAAAAAAAACAAGGTCCAACAGCTTTAATTTTATCACGTCAAAATTTATTTCAGTTTAATAGAAATAAAGAACAAATAAGTAATATTTCATATGGTGCATATATATTATATGATTCTAAAAAACCTATTGATGTTATTTTTATATCAACTGGATCTGAAGTTGAAGTTACTTTGCTTGCTGCAAAACAACTTGTTTCTTTAGGTTATTCTGTACGTGTAATTTCAATGCCTTCTAACAATGTTTTTGATAGACAAGATAGTGAATATAAAGAGTTTATATTACCTTCTTATATTACTAAAAGAATTGCAATAGAAGCAAGTGCAAAAGATTTTTGGTATAAATATGTAGGAATAAATGGTTTAATTATTGGTATGGAAACGTTTGGAAAGTCAGCTCCAGCTGATGTTTTATTTAAAGAGTTTGGTTTTACTGTAGAAAATATAGTTAATAAATCAAAAACTTTTTTAAAACATTAA
- the dapA gene encoding 4-hydroxy-tetrahydrodipicolinate synthase, with translation MFTGSIVALITPMNKSGGICHSSLKKLIDYHVLNKTAAIVSIGTTGESATLSQEEHIKVVMSTLEIANKRIPIIAGTGANATTEAISLTKRFEESGISACLTVTPYYNKPTQEGLYQHFKAISENTELPQILYNVPSRTGCDLLPQTIARLSKFKNIIGIKEATGDLSRINQIKKIVKNNFLLISGDDATALDFIQLGGQGVISVTANIAAKEMATMCSYALQGDFVNARIINERLSLLHEALFIEPNPIPIKWLAKEMGLIKNDTLRLPMTPISSAGQIQLKKALQHAKF, from the coding sequence ATGTTCACAGGAAGTATTGTAGCGCTAATTACACCAATGAATAAATCAGGTGGAATTTGTCATTCTAGTTTAAAAAAATTAATTGACTATCATGTATTGAATAAAACAGCGGCAATTGTTTCTATTGGTACAACTGGAGAATCAGCTACTTTAAGTCAAGAAGAACATATTAAAGTTGTTATGTCAACATTAGAAATTGCAAATAAAAGAATTCCTATTATTGCAGGAACAGGTGCAAATGCAACAACTGAAGCGATATCCCTAACAAAAAGATTTGAGGAATCTGGAATTTCTGCTTGTCTTACTGTAACCCCATATTACAATAAACCTACTCAAGAAGGATTATATCAGCACTTTAAAGCTATTTCAGAAAATACAGAACTACCACAAATCTTATATAATGTTCCTAGTCGAACAGGATGTGATTTACTACCACAGACTATTGCTAGATTATCTAAATTTAAAAATATTATTGGAATAAAAGAAGCAACTGGAGATTTATCAAGAATCAATCAAATTAAAAAAATAGTAAAAAATAATTTCTTACTAATTAGTGGTGATGATGCAACAGCACTAGATTTTATACAATTAGGTGGACAAGGAGTAATATCAGTAACAGCAAATATTGCTGCTAAAGAAATGGCAACAATGTGCTCATATGCATTACAAGGTGATTTTGTGAATGCAAGAATTATAAATGAGCGTTTATCTTTATTACATGAAGCATTGTTTATAGAACCAAATCCAATCCCAATTAAATGGTTAGCTAAAGAAATGGGTTTAATAAAAAATGATACTCTTCGTTTACCAATGACTCCAATTTCATCTGCTGGACAGATTCAACTTAAAAAAGCTCTTCAACATGCTAAATTTTAA
- the dapE gene encoding succinyl-diaminopimelate desuccinylase, whose product MICPITELTKKLIRIPSVSPKDLGCQDIMINFLSNLGFKIKKININNTNNFWATRGSGKTLTFAGHTDVVSPGAYKDWNNNPFHPLVKNDVLFGRGASDMKGALAAMLVASKRFIKKYPNHKGRLSFLITSDEESSAVDGTIKVVDYLMSKKDTIDYCIIGEPTSSNEIGDFIKNGRRGSLTADLKILGVQGHIAYPHLADNPIHKGLPIILKLLSVPLDQGNSFFSPTSVNIPNIHSGNGSNNIIPGDLFVQFNFRFSNEISVDQIKTKFKKILEQNKINYSIKWYLSGLPFITKKGLLIDTVIESILNITKNKPILSTDGGTSDGRFIAKFNSQIIELGLTNQTIHKVNECVKISDLKILTLIYENIMKKLLV is encoded by the coding sequence ATGATTTGCCCAATAACTGAATTAACAAAAAAATTAATTCGAATTCCATCTGTAAGTCCAAAAGATTTAGGTTGTCAAGATATTATGATAAATTTTTTATCTAACCTTGGATTTAAAATAAAAAAAATTAATATTAATAATACAAATAATTTTTGGGCAACTAGAGGATCAGGTAAAACTTTAACTTTTGCTGGTCATACAGATGTAGTTTCACCTGGAGCATATAAAGATTGGAATAATAATCCATTTCATCCTTTAGTGAAGAATGATGTTTTATTCGGCCGAGGCGCATCAGATATGAAAGGTGCTTTGGCTGCTATGCTAGTAGCATCAAAAAGGTTTATAAAAAAATACCCTAATCATAAAGGTCGTTTATCTTTTTTAATTACTTCAGACGAAGAATCTTCTGCTGTCGACGGAACAATAAAAGTAGTAGATTATTTAATGTCTAAAAAAGATACAATTGATTACTGCATCATAGGAGAACCTACTAGTTCTAATGAAATTGGTGATTTTATAAAAAATGGGCGACGTGGTTCTTTAACGGCTGATTTAAAAATTTTAGGTGTTCAAGGACATATTGCGTATCCGCATTTAGCTGATAATCCAATCCATAAAGGATTGCCTATTATTTTAAAATTATTATCCGTACCTTTAGATCAAGGTAATAGTTTTTTTTCCCCAACGAGTGTAAACATTCCAAATATTCATTCAGGTAATGGAAGTAATAACATAATTCCAGGTGATTTATTTGTACAATTTAATTTTCGATTTAGCAATGAAATATCTGTAGATCAAATAAAAACAAAATTTAAAAAAATATTAGAACAAAATAAGATTAATTATTCAATAAAGTGGTATTTATCCGGACTTCCTTTTATTACAAAAAAAGGATTACTAATAGACACTGTAATTGAATCTATTTTAAATATCACTAAAAATAAACCAATCTTATCTACTGATGGGGGAACTTCAGATGGACGTTTTATTGCTAAATTTAATTCACAAATAATAGAATTAGGATTAACTAATCAGACTATTCATAAAGTAAATGAATGTGTTAAAATATCTGATTTAAAAATATTAACTTTAATTTATGAAAATATTATGAAGAAATTGCTTGTGTAA